The following proteins are encoded in a genomic region of Candidatus Margulisiibacteriota bacterium:
- a CDS encoding PAS domain-containing protein has translation MTAETNVELLQIADYMEDMWAFLPIPIVHVSPVGIITDADQAAAEYFGQAREDIIGQKYVDLFDNVDLAEKIGRETIGVGKVVNRESMAKKKSGETYPVLISTLLRRDDQNVVVGFFASIVDLTQSKKAETELVKLEERYRNTLDSMLEGFQIIGYDWRYLYVNDVCARQGKRKKEELLGHSMMEAYPGIEKTEMFSRLKRCMEQRVPFRMENEFVFPDGSRGWFELNIQPMADGIFVVSQDISERRRAATELEKKVKELEEFHSLAVGRELRMIELEKENDKLLTELGRPPRYASS, from the coding sequence TATGGAGGATATGTGGGCTTTTCTGCCGATCCCCATCGTCCATGTCAGCCCGGTTGGGATCATTACCGACGCTGATCAGGCGGCGGCAGAATATTTTGGCCAAGCCAGAGAAGATATCATTGGCCAAAAATATGTCGATCTTTTTGACAACGTTGATCTGGCGGAAAAAATAGGAAGGGAAACGATCGGGGTCGGAAAGGTGGTTAACCGGGAATCTATGGCTAAAAAGAAGAGCGGTGAAACCTATCCGGTCTTGATCAGTACTCTGTTGCGCCGGGATGACCAAAATGTTGTGGTCGGCTTTTTTGCTTCTATAGTTGACCTGACCCAGTCCAAAAAAGCCGAAACAGAACTGGTTAAACTGGAAGAGCGATATCGCAACACTCTTGATTCGATGCTTGAAGGGTTTCAGATCATCGGGTATGACTGGCGCTACCTCTATGTTAATGATGTGTGCGCCAGGCAGGGAAAGAGAAAAAAAGAAGAACTTCTGGGTCATTCCATGATGGAGGCCTATCCGGGGATCGAAAAAACCGAGATGTTTTCGCGGCTCAAGCGCTGTATGGAACAGCGTGTCCCTTTCCGGATGGAAAACGAGTTTGTTTTTCCCGATGGAAGCCGGGGATGGTTTGAGCTTAATATTCAGCCGATGGCTGACGGTATTTTTGTGGTTTCGCAGGATATTTCCGAGCGGCGACGCGCCGCGACGGAGCTGGAAAAAAAGGTCAAAGAGCTCGAAGAGTTCCATTCGCTGGCGGTTGGCCGCGAACTGCGGATGATTGAACTGGAAAAAGAGAACGATAAGCTGCTGACTGAGTTGGGCCGCCCTCCCAGGTACGCCTCTTCTTGA